The genomic region ACTCCTCGATCCGCGCCGAGCCGTGCCAGCGCACGACCCCGGCCGGGATCTCGTTGCCGATGGCGATCAGCAAGGTGGCGGGATGACGGGCGAGCCGGCGCACGGCTCGAACGATCTCCTGCCGCGCGGCGCGCGCCAGCTTCCGGTCATCGAGGAAGGCGACATGCTGCGCCCAGGGAACGCCGGCAAAGAGATGCAGCCCTGCCTCCGCCGCCTGATCGAGCAGTTGATTGGGCGGCGCCGTGTAGGTCCGAACCGTATTGATGCCGGCGCCCGCCATCGCCCCGAAGTCCGCCGCCAGGCGGTCGGGCGGAGGGAACTGATCACCGGAAGAACCGGGCGCGAAGGTGCCGTAAGCGACCCCCCGGATCAGGAAGCGCTCGCTTCCGACCTGCAGGAACTTCCCGACGACACGAACCGACATCCTCCTGCGATACTACCGCAACGCTATAATTCGCCCGCGAATGCGGCGGTTTCTCGCTCCCCTTCTGCTGATCGCCTGCGCCCTGTGGCCCGTCCCGGCCGGTGCGCAGGATCCGGGAGGCGATGAGCCAGAACACGCGGTGACGCTCGTCACCGACTTCCTCCTGTACGCCGACAACACCGAGTTCTTCAACCCTTTCCGCGATGGCGAGACCCTGTTCGGCGCGGCCGGCACGCTCGCCGTGAATCTGCCCCTGAGCGACTACGCCACGCTTCGTGGCGGCGTGTTCCTCAACCACCGCTTCGGCTCGGAGCAGTTCGCCGAGCAGGCGCGGCCCGTCATCAGCCTGAGCGTCCGGAGCGGCGCGTCGACGTTCACCATCGGCACGCTGGATACCGTCCCGGATGACGGCGCCCCGGGCCCCGATCTGACCGGGCCGCACGGCCTGCTGCCGCCGCTGCAGGTCGAGACGCTCGCCTTCACGCGCCCCAACGAAGGCGGCGTGCAGTGGCAGGTCGAGTCGGACCGGCTGGAACAGGACGCCTGGATCAGCTGGCAGCGACTCAATACCGCCGAGCATCGCGAGCGGTTCGACGCTGGCGTGCGGGGGCGCGTGCCGGTCGACGGCCTGCCCATCGCGCTCGGCTACCAGTTCCACCATACGCACGAGGGGGGGCAGCTCTTCGACACCGGCCCGGTGCGCGACAGCCTCGCCGGCGGGCCGGGCGTGATCCTCGAGCCACCGATCGACGGACTCGACTCGCTGACAATCGACACCTACCTGCTCCTGTCGAAACACGTTGCCGATCGCACGGTGCAGGACGACCCGAACGAGCATGGCCACGGCGTTTTCGTCCGCGCCGCCGCCGTGAAGAACGGCTGGCGCGGCCACTTCATCTTCTGGAGCGGCTGCCTCTGGCTGAAGGACGAGGGCGACCTGAACTACGGGTCGCGCCGGCAGGACGGTACGGTGTTTCGTCCCACGAGGCACTACGGGGAGGTCGGCCTCGCGCGAACTTTCTACGAAGCGGATGGCGTCACCCTCGACGGCGCCCTCCGGTTTCACCGCATCGAGCGGGACTACGACTATTCGTTTCGGATCCTGGCGCGGGTCGACACCGCCTTCCTGCTGTTCCGGCGGTGAGCGGGGACGGCTGGGGTAGATCGACAACTGGGGCATGGCCACGTGCTTTCGTCACTCGCGGCAGGCTAGGCTGGCATCAGTCTCCGACGGAAGGACTTGACTGCGTGGACCTAGACTCCGAGAAAAGCACCGCGGCGCAGTTCCACGACGAGCATCAGGACTCAGCGTCAGTTCGTCTGAAGACGGACAACAAAGGGGATTACTTGCACATGAAGGACCCCGTTGTGCTGGCAACGCTCATCGCCTTTTGCAGCGGCGACGGCCATCGCATCTTCCTTCGCGGTTGTCGCCGGGATTTCCCGAAGTGCTTGCCCTCCATCTTTCGAGACAAGGACGAATCTTGCAGCGATCCAGAGAAACGTTGGTCTGCCTACAAGTGCATCTTGAAGAAACTAAGGACACAGTTCGATGGAACACGGTGGGACGAGGAGGACTTGGGAGCAGTCCTTCAACACTACGGAATCAAAACTCCGTGGCTCGACGTCGTCCAGAATATCCATACCGCGGTCTGGTTCGCCACGCACAAGCTCGACGCCCGTAACTCTTCCCACCGCGTGGTTAAGCCAACTACGAACGAACACGGATGGATCTACCTGTACGTAGATCGTCGTGCCGGGCGAAAGCTGAACGTCGTTGACCTCCGGGCGGCGCACTCCTCGCAACATACTCGGCCGCACGTACAGCAGGGTCTATCGCTTGCGATGCAGGGCGACCCGAACGACGACGGTGAGTTTCGCCTTACGGCCGACCAAGACTTCATCACATACCAAGTCGCTCGGGTCCGATTCCCCGCGCAGTCAAGAGCTGGAAGCTGCGAGGTCACATGTTCTCATCGCAGTTTCTGTTTCCACCACCCGAGTACGACGACTCCCTGAAGCAACTGTGTGATCCGACCGTTGGGGAAATCCTCATGAAGGCATGTGCCGAGCAGAATCTCGCTGAAGATTCACTGGGAATCGTGTACACTGTTGAGTAGCACCAACCGAGGAATGACTATGGCCTGTCGACGAGCCGTTAAGTTGTCTTGGTCGGCCGCACGCTGGCAGGCGCGCCAAAGTTCAAGGACGAAAGCGTAACCGGAGACGTCTACCCAGAGGTTCCCGACGCGCCAATCCACCGTTTTGCTCGTTCTCGTAGTGCCGCGCCTCACATCTAGTACCGGCTCTCCTCCTCATCTTCATCAGGTATCGGAGAACTCTGGCCGGAGTGCCTCGACGGGAAGTCGCTCGGCGCTCACGGCGGTAGCGCCGGTCCTTTCTAGGTGCGCCGCCCACTCTTCCTGCGAGACAACATGGACGAATGAGTTGTACGCCAGTACCAACGCCCCCCCGAAGAGGCGATACACCACATCGTGCTCGCGCATGAACGGCCGGAACATCTCGAAGTACCGGCTACGTTCCGTGAGGTACTCATCGAAGTCCTCCCGTGTGGCTTTCTCGGTCGCACGTAACCGGAACCGTTGAATCACGACCTCTCCAGAGTCGTTCTCCCCGCCCATCCCCACGATCCCATCCTCGCAGACGAGCGCCAGCGACGCAAAGTCGCGCACCGGTATGCCGTCGACCGTCATTCCTGAAAAGACGCGGTGTGAACACAGCACGCATGGCCTAATACGCAATCCAGCTATATGTCTTTTCGTGGTACCGGGAAACAGTCCAGCCAGATAGCTCGCAAGGCGAGCGCTGAGTATTCTCATCGCTACCTTCAACTGATGTGCACCATGATTGATGTCGCGCCATAGATCGCGAAGTTCATGCGCACCGGCTGGAGTGATCGAATGCTTGCATTCGATCAGGTAGAGTGTACGGTCGGTGAGTATCATGATGTCTACGTCCGTGCGTTCATTACCAAGTTTCAACGCAACGTTGGTGCGTATCTTTTCAAATATAGACTCCAAGGTTGCGCGCACCACAGTGACGAATGCATCGGCGTTCGTTCTTATCCTTATCCCGTGAGCTCGCTGCACATTAATAGTCATGTTCGAACTGGCAACAATCGCCGAGCCAAGTATAACCTCCGATGGCGTCGTCTCCTCCCGACCGTTGATCTGTAGCGTCGACGGTTTTACGCGCAGGAACGGCCGATACTGCATGTCGTAATGGCCTAGCCTTCGAACATCGGCAGTAAAGAGGTTGAGTAATGGTGCCACGTTTTCCGATTCAACTCCCGCAACTTTGACCAAATCGACGAGAGCTTCCTCGGTGATGATGCGCATTAGCGAGTTGTTGACAATTGGCTCATCCGACTCAAACTGTCTGAGTGCACCGATGTCGAGGAAGGCCAAGAACTCGAGACTTCGCCAAGCCTTCTGGAAGGTCTCTAGTTCGACTCCAGCGGCCAGCAGCAGCGGGCCGGTGTCTGGAACGCGCATCGGGAGCTCTAGTTCTTGCCCCAAGCGCTCTTCGCGCAAGGCATCCTCGTAGAAGCGCACTTGGGCTAGTGTTTCGTAGAAGTGTGGCAGCAGTGGTACACGGAGCCTGAGGCGTCGCATCGGCGTGTCAGGGTCCTTCACTTCGAAGAGTTGAGGAAAACTACTCAAGAAACTCTTGATGCCGGCGAGAATGGAGAATTGGGGACGAGGCTGTCGTGACAAGTGTAACGGGCCCGCGGTCACGCCGATTTCGCCGCGGATGTAACCGAGCCTGAGTGCGTACTCCGTCTCTCTGTGGGACGGGCGAAGTCGGTACACCATCGGATCCGCCGTGCCCTCGCGGGAGAGCTCGTAGTTTAGGACGGAAATCAGTTTGCCGAACTCGCGGAGGGCACAAATCGCCGCGCCGTAACGGAGTACAGCGATCAGCTCATCCGAGATATCTATTCCTGTAAGTGGGAGGACAAAATCGGTAGATTCTAGCTGGCGCTGCTCATTTGCAAGTGCAATTACCGCCGATGCCGCCTCCGCGAGCCGCTCGGGCGTCTCGTACTCCACGAAGAGTTCATGGAACTCCTTTCCGGCCTCAAACGCGAATTGCTCACGTAGAAAGGACAGATTTGTAAGGCTGACGACCGTCTTACCGAACCGGAAGGGCCGTTCCCCAAGCAGTTGGCGGACGTCGTCACCGCGGTCGTGGACAAAGGAAGATAGATTATCGTACGCGCGATACGTTCTGACGCGGACCGCAAGTTGCCGGTGTGCGTCGTCGCCAAGGTTGGCCAGTTGCCGCTGAAGAGTGCGAAGACAGGTAGAGAAACCCCGATTTGGGACGCTGCCCGGAAGGAAGAGTCCGGCCTGCTCAAGGTCGCTGATGAATGACTCTCCAAGAACTGCAACGGCGAGCACAACGGTCCGCCGGAACTTACCCCAGTGGTGGCTGTCTCTGTACGCTCGGGCTTGAGCGATCCATGCTCTTGTTGCCAGCCGACGAGACGGATGCGAAGCGAACGGGTAACTATCGCTCCACTGCCTGCGAAGCGCTGGCAGCGATTCGCAAGCGGAAATGACGTGGTGGATGTGGTCGCGTAGCCTCTGCAAGTTCATCAATGACGTTGTCGATGCCGTAGCGTTTGGCCGGGAATGCTCCCGTTGGGTCCCGAAATGTTGAAACGCTGGGCGCTAGAGCAGCGTGCCCGCAGTGGAGTTTCGGATCGGACCGATCGCCTCGTTCGCACGCATGTTGAACTGCAACTCCTCGACTAGGGTTTGAAGGACACAAGTGGTTTCCCGGTCCGGCGCCCGTCAGAACAGCGTCACGTCGACCGTAGTGCCCGCGTCGATGGCGCCGACGCCGATCGGGATCTCGATGTAGCCGTCCGCCTGCGACATGCTGGTGATGTCCCCGGACGCCTTGAAGGCGCCGACCGCTGCGCCGTCAACGAGGCGCACGGTGTAGAACTGATGCCGGTTCGCCGGCGAAGCGAACCGATGCGCGGCGGGCGCCCGCACCGTCCGCGCTTCGTGGGGGCGCAGCCGCGCGGTGCGCCGCAGGAACGGCAGGAGGAGGAGGTAGGCGTTCGACAGGCACGAGGTGGGATAGCCCGGCATGCCGAATACCGGCGTTGCGCCGATCCGTCCGAACGCGGTTGGCTTCCCCGGCTTGACCGCGATGCCGTGGAACAGCACTTCTCCACGCTCGCGCATCACGTCGAGGGTCAGGTCGCGCTCTCCCACCGAGCTGCCGCCGGAAAAAACCAGGATGTCGGCGCCGGCGTCGATGATCGCCTCGACCGCCGCACCGAGTGCCGCAACGGAATCCCCCGTGATGGGGTGGATAGTCGCCCTGCCGCCGTGCGCGGCGATGACCGACGCCATCGTGTACCGGTTGACGTCGTAGATCTGCCCCGGCGCCAGAGGCTCGCCGGGCTCGACGATCTCGTCGCCGGTCGAGAGCAGCCCGACGCGCGGCCGGTCGTACACGTCCACTTCGGCCACGCCGAGGGCGGCAATCGATCCGACCCGGCTGGGCGTCAGGAAGTCACCCGGCTCGAGCAGCGCCTGCCCCGACCGGATGTCCGCGCCCCTGCGGCCGACGTGCTGTCGCTCCTCCACCGAGGTGTACACCCGGATCGTCTCGCCGTCCCGTTCGGTCTCCTCCACGATGACGACCGCGTCGGCTCCATCGGGCATCGGCGCGCCGGTCGCGATCTCCGTGCAGCCGCCCGCGATCACCTCGCGGGAAGGTAGGCGGCCGGTATGGACGGTCTCGATCAGGCGGAACGTTGTCGGGCTGTCGGGCCCGGCGCCGGCCGTGTCGGCCGCGCGGACCGCGTAGCCGTCCATCGCGGCCCGATCGAACGGCGGGACGTCGCGCCCGGAAACGATGGCCGACGCCAGCACCCGTCCGGACGCCTCCGCGAGGCCGACGCGCTCTGTCCGCTCGATCGGACGCGCCGCGCCTTCGACGATCGCGAGCGCCTCATCGATCGGGATGGTCGACCGTATGGGCCGCATCTTCGTCCCGCGGCCGCCCCCCTTCACCGCCGCGCCTCGCGCACCAGGTGCCCCAGCTCCGGCAGGATCAGCTTCGTCATCGCAAGCCGGACGGCGTTCGGCGACCCCGGGAGGCTCAGCACGATGGTCCGACCGGCCAGTCCGCCGGTCGCGCGGGACAACATCGCCGCCGGCCCGATCTCCTCGTAACTGAGCGCGCGGAACAGCTCGCCGAAACCATCCAGCCGCTTGTCGAGCAGACCCGTCACCACCTCGTAGGTCCCGTCGCGCTGGGTGATGCCGGTGCCCCCGGTCGTGATTGCCACGTCGACGTCGGGCGCGTCGATCGCGGCGCGCAGGGTCTCGCGGACGCGGTCCGGCTCGTCCGGCACGATCGTCCGTCCCGCCACCACGTGCCCGTCCGCCTTCAGCAGCTCGACGATCGTATCGCCGCCGCGGTCCGTCTCCGGCGTTCGGGTGTCGCTGACCGTCAGCACGAAGCAGTGCGTCGTGCTCGGTGATTCGGCGCGGTGTTCGGTGTGGCTCATGCCGGCGATTATAGCGACCGCCTCCGGTTTGCCCGCCCCGCCCGATCCTGCGTACGATGCCCGTGTGACCGCTCGAACGCCCATTCCGGCCGCGCTGGCGCTCGCCCTGGTGCTGGCCCTGTCCGCCTGGACGCTTGGCGCGCAGGGAAAGGACCTCGACGCGGAGGCGCGGCGCTGGGTCGACGAGACCCTCGCGGCGATGACGCTCGACGAGAAGGTGGGTCAGCTCGTCGTCCCCACGTTCCTGTCGAGCTACACCAGCAGCGACAGCGAGACCTACGACGATCTGGTTTCGTTGATCCACGAAGAACACGTCGGCGGCATTCACGTCTTCGGGGCACGGACCGCGGTGCCTGACGTCCTCCTCAATCCCACCTACGCCCGGACCGCGCTCGGCCGGCCGCTCGACGCCGCCTCGCTGCTGAACCGGCTGCAGGCGATTGCGCCGCTGCCGCTCCTGGTGAGCGCCGATTTCGAGACGGGCGCCGGCTTTCGCCTGGAGGGCGCCACTAACTTCCCGAGCGCGATGGCGTTCGGCGCCGCTGGAGACCCACAGCTCGCGCGCGAGGCGGGGCGGATCACCGCCGTGGAGTCGCGCGCCATCGGCGTGCACGTCAACTTCGCACCGGTGGTCGACGTCAACAACAACCCGCGCAACCCGGTCATCAACATCCGGTCGTTCGGAGAGGATCCGGACACGATTTCCGAACTCGCCGCGGCCTACATCGAGGGACTGGCCGACGGCGGCATGATCGCCACCATCAAGCACTTTCCCGGCCACGGCGACACCGACATCGACTCGCACCGCGCCCTGCCCGTTCTCCGCCATCCGCGCGCCCGGCTCGACGCGGTGGAACTGCCTCCCTTCCGGGCCGGCATCGCGGCGGGAGCCGGCGCGGTGATGACCGGACACATGGCCCTCCCCGCCATCCACCCGGACGAGACGACGCCGGCCACGCTCAGCCGGCCGATCGTCACCGGTCTGCTGCGCGACGAGATCGGTTTCGACGGGCTGGTGTTCACCGACTCGATGCGGATGCGGGGGATCACGCGGATGGCGGCGACGGAGGAGGCAGCCGGGGGCGCGGTCGCGGCGGGCCATGACCTCGTCCTGCATGCCCCGGACGACCGCGCGGCGGTGGCTGGCGTGCGTGCCGCGGTCGACAACGGCCGGGTCAGCCCCGCCGCCCTCGATCGTTCCGTCCGCCGCATCCTGGAAGCGAAGGCGCGCCTTGGCCTGCACCGCTGGCGGCGGGTC from Acidobacteriota bacterium harbors:
- a CDS encoding FRG domain-containing protein, with amino-acid sequence MDLDSEKSTAAQFHDEHQDSASVRLKTDNKGDYLHMKDPVVLATLIAFCSGDGHRIFLRGCRRDFPKCLPSIFRDKDESCSDPEKRWSAYKCILKKLRTQFDGTRWDEEDLGAVLQHYGIKTPWLDVVQNIHTAVWFATHKLDARNSSHRVVKPTTNEHGWIYLYVDRRAGRKLNVVDLRAAHSSQHTRPHVQQGLSLAMQGDPNDDGEFRLTADQDFITYQVARVRFPAQSRAGSCEVTCSHRSFCFHHPSTTTP
- a CDS encoding molybdopterin molybdotransferase MoeA → MRPIRSTIPIDEALAIVEGAARPIERTERVGLAEASGRVLASAIVSGRDVPPFDRAAMDGYAVRAADTAGAGPDSPTTFRLIETVHTGRLPSREVIAGGCTEIATGAPMPDGADAVVIVEETERDGETIRVYTSVEERQHVGRRGADIRSGQALLEPGDFLTPSRVGSIAALGVAEVDVYDRPRVGLLSTGDEIVEPGEPLAPGQIYDVNRYTMASVIAAHGGRATIHPITGDSVAALGAAVEAIIDAGADILVFSGGSSVGERDLTLDVMRERGEVLFHGIAVKPGKPTAFGRIGATPVFGMPGYPTSCLSNAYLLLLPFLRRTARLRPHEARTVRAPAAHRFASPANRHQFYTVRLVDGAAVGAFKASGDITSMSQADGYIEIPIGVGAIDAGTTVDVTLF
- a CDS encoding MogA/MoaB family molybdenum cofactor biosynthesis protein, with protein sequence MSHTEHRAESPSTTHCFVLTVSDTRTPETDRGGDTIVELLKADGHVVAGRTIVPDEPDRVRETLRAAIDAPDVDVAITTGGTGITQRDGTYEVVTGLLDKRLDGFGELFRALSYEEIGPAAMLSRATGGLAGRTIVLSLPGSPNAVRLAMTKLILPELGHLVREARR
- a CDS encoding glycoside hydrolase family 3 protein is translated as MPAIIATASGLPAPPDPAYDARVTARTPIPAALALALVLALSAWTLGAQGKDLDAEARRWVDETLAAMTLDEKVGQLVVPTFLSSYTSSDSETYDDLVSLIHEEHVGGIHVFGARTAVPDVLLNPTYARTALGRPLDAASLLNRLQAIAPLPLLVSADFETGAGFRLEGATNFPSAMAFGAAGDPQLAREAGRITAVESRAIGVHVNFAPVVDVNNNPRNPVINIRSFGEDPDTISELAAAYIEGLADGGMIATIKHFPGHGDTDIDSHRALPVLRHPRARLDAVELPPFRAGIAAGAGAVMTGHMALPAIHPDETTPATLSRPIVTGLLRDEIGFDGLVFTDSMRMRGITRMAATEEAAGGAVAAGHDLVLHAPDDRAAVAGVRAAVDNGRVSPAALDRSVRRILEAKARLGLHRWRRVELDTLPVVVGTRAHRAVAREVSERSITLIRDTGNDVPLRTSRDGSLLYLSVLDRASGWGIGAPSRIVVPELRDRWDEVTAVELSDQSTPADAELVRRMAERFDAVVAGIFVRSSSFNDELDLATHVIALMEEVAEEAARRGQPFVALFFGNPYPAAALPALPAVLLTYDYRGLSEETAVRALAGEIPIRGRLPVTLADDLPRGHGLTR